The Chloroflexota bacterium genome includes a region encoding these proteins:
- a CDS encoding DUF4392 domain-containing protein, giving the protein MDWNIPKITGEEATGWNVDRLVTVEIKTGGRPGRCIIFPLYEAAVKTVGNRPISLVAAERLIEQVKEGDAVVLMTGMGALPFMPRGETDGPSGVASLARAVSFGLKALPIVLTAPRDFNAVCGAVRAAGLGILDYDEARATTTRCAVAMPFTAVGEEAKKFAKDTMDKFSPKAVAAVEMFGPNKKGIKHFGTGLPVEGSGEKFPGVEHIFHEAESRGILTIGCLDVGNEMGAGAIEETIRKVVPYADVCRCPCKSGFACAVKADVTFPASVSNWAAYAISAMLGYLLKKPEVLQDVETEKRMLEAAAMAGSNDGCLGASVAAADGIYWETQQCFVRILRNIIESALSGFGIAGQLEKK; this is encoded by the coding sequence ATGGACTGGAATATCCCAAAAATAACTGGTGAAGAGGCTACCGGCTGGAATGTTGACCGACTGGTTACCGTTGAAATCAAGACTGGCGGACGGCCGGGGCGCTGCATCATTTTTCCCCTGTACGAGGCTGCCGTAAAAACCGTTGGCAACAGACCCATAAGCTTGGTAGCTGCGGAGAGGCTTATTGAGCAGGTTAAGGAAGGTGATGCGGTGGTGCTGATGACCGGCATGGGCGCGTTGCCTTTTATGCCGCGTGGCGAGACGGATGGTCCTTCTGGAGTGGCAAGCTTAGCCAGGGCCGTCAGCTTTGGGTTAAAAGCCCTGCCTATTGTGTTAACGGCACCACGTGATTTTAACGCCGTATGCGGCGCAGTCAGGGCGGCTGGCCTGGGAATACTGGACTATGATGAAGCCAGGGCAACCACCACCCGTTGCGCCGTGGCGATGCCATTTACCGCTGTTGGCGAGGAAGCCAAAAAATTCGCCAAGGACACGATGGACAAGTTCTCTCCCAAGGCGGTGGCCGCGGTGGAAATGTTTGGTCCGAATAAAAAGGGAATAAAGCACTTCGGCACCGGGCTTCCGGTGGAGGGTTCTGGCGAAAAATTCCCCGGCGTAGAACACATTTTCCACGAAGCCGAATCACGGGGAATCCTTACCATTGGCTGTCTGGATGTAGGCAACGAAATGGGGGCTGGAGCCATTGAGGAGACAATAAGAAAAGTAGTCCCATATGCTGATGTATGCCGCTGCCCCTGCAAATCAGGCTTTGCCTGCGCGGTTAAAGCTGACGTTACTTTCCCGGCCTCCGTCTCCAACTGGGCAGCCTACGCAATCTCAGCCATGCTAGGTTATCTGCTCAAGAAACCAGAGGTCCTTCAGGATGTAGAGACTGAGAAGCGTATGCTGGAAGCAGCTGCCATGGCAGGCTCAAACGATGGTTGCCTAGGTGCTTCGGTAGCGGCGGCCGATGGCATTTACTGGGAAACCCAGCAGTGCTTCGTCCGAATACTGCGCAACATCATTGAAAGCGCCCTCTCAGGTTTCGGAATTGCCGGACAGCTGGAAAAGAAATAG